A region from the Elusimicrobiales bacterium genome encodes:
- a CDS encoding glycosyltransferase family 39 protein, producing the protein MKDATQPSGAGLPSGNCGKGACAVFFLAAAAYFIIALWKLRFPGLYYDEIPFANIALGCPSGDLSVHRRWGGIPVMIVPYYSALKGWLYYPVFKAFGVSAWTVRLPAVLFGAGAIALTCLYVRRFFGGAAALAALCLIAVDPSFVFSTRLDWAPSSLMMLFKAAFLLGLAEWIMRKRAAGLWLAGAAAAAGTFDKLNFIWIALAGAGALAIVYHKRLGEGLQRSRAASIALCVLPVPCALLGGYYVSLIHGRWVAARHFPQRLEDIARVALSTAGGCGPREFIFGCGLRQCTEYLLLLAAAFAAAFAARAVCKRALASARELGFMALFSVLLLAQIFITANAGGTQHLVLLTPTGLVILAALLAPAFEDSDISVARRRAARILASCALGLALFGALRVDAAYMRDMDSPPQNVNWDTASRELADYAASHPGKRYAAVDWGLSAPLVAHSQGKAVCRDLWQNFMGYAYSPDPQWLKRFGDEFMRQDVVFLMHAAGAHVPPARRETRDNFFAAAKLRGWRLEKLAGIQSSAGKPFIELYGAGLIQSGSAAAQRGVVRK; encoded by the coding sequence CCTTCCGGCAATTGCGGAAAAGGGGCCTGCGCCGTTTTTTTTCTGGCTGCGGCGGCTTATTTCATCATCGCGCTGTGGAAGCTGCGCTTTCCGGGACTGTATTACGACGAAATCCCGTTTGCCAACATAGCGCTGGGCTGCCCGTCGGGCGATTTGTCGGTGCACCGGCGCTGGGGCGGCATTCCCGTAATGATAGTTCCGTATTACAGCGCGCTCAAAGGCTGGCTGTATTATCCGGTATTCAAGGCTTTTGGCGTTTCGGCCTGGACAGTGCGCCTGCCTGCGGTTTTATTCGGCGCGGGCGCCATCGCGCTGACTTGCCTTTATGTCCGGAGGTTTTTCGGCGGCGCGGCGGCGCTTGCCGCGCTTTGCCTGATTGCCGTTGACCCTTCCTTTGTTTTCAGCACGCGGCTTGACTGGGCGCCCTCGTCGCTGATGATGCTGTTCAAGGCCGCCTTTCTGCTGGGACTGGCTGAATGGATAATGCGCAAACGCGCGGCGGGACTGTGGCTGGCCGGCGCGGCGGCGGCTGCCGGGACTTTTGACAAGCTCAATTTCATCTGGATTGCGCTGGCCGGGGCGGGCGCGCTGGCAATCGTCTATCACAAGCGGCTGGGCGAGGGGCTGCAGCGCAGCCGCGCCGCCTCAATCGCGCTTTGCGTTCTGCCGGTTCCCTGCGCGCTGCTGGGCGGCTATTATGTAAGCCTCATTCACGGCAGATGGGTGGCGGCGCGGCATTTTCCGCAGCGGCTGGAAGACATCGCGCGGGTCGCGCTTTCCACCGCCGGCGGCTGCGGCCCGCGCGAGTTCATTTTCGGCTGCGGGCTGCGGCAATGCACGGAATATCTTCTGCTGCTGGCGGCGGCATTCGCCGCGGCGTTTGCCGCGCGCGCAGTCTGCAAACGGGCGCTTGCCTCGGCGCGAGAACTGGGGTTCATGGCGCTTTTCTCCGTCCTGCTGCTGGCGCAGATATTCATAACCGCCAATGCCGGCGGGACTCAGCATCTGGTGTTGCTGACGCCGACGGGGCTTGTGATTCTGGCCGCGCTGCTGGCCCCCGCTTTTGAAGACTCGGACATATCCGTAGCCCGCCGGCGCGCGGCGCGCATCCTGGCGTCCTGCGCGCTGGGGCTTGCGCTTTTCGGCGCGCTGCGCGTTGACGCGGCATATATGCGGGATATGGACTCCCCCCCGCAAAACGTCAACTGGGACACCGCCTCCCGCGAACTTGCCGATTATGCCGCCTCCCATCCGGGCAAACGATACGCGGCGGTTGACTGGGGACTGTCAGCTCCGCTGGTGGCGCACAGCCAGGGCAAAGCCGTCTGCCGCGACCTGTGGCAGAACTTCATGGGCTACGCCTATTCGCCGGACCCGCAATGGCTGAAGCGGTTTGGGGACGAGTTCATGCGGCAAGACGTCGTGTTCCTGATGCACGCTGCGGGCGCGCATGTTCCGCCCGCAAGGCGGGAGACGAGGGATAACTTTTTCGCCGCCGCGAAACTGCGCGGCTGGCGGCTGGAGAAACTGGCCGGCATACAATCCTCCGCCGGAAAACCCTTTATTGAGCTTTACGGCGCGGGTTTGATACAATCAGGGAGCGCGGCAGCACAGCGCGGGGTGGTCCGGAAATGA
- a CDS encoding response regulator, with protein sequence MKKILAIDDDASILSLYADILGRAGYEVHCAEDGVNALFKYQSIKPDLVLLDYEIPAGGGLGVFKRLRGALAQTVPVLFVTGHPESVLGIALKFYKVGYLKKPFTREVLAQRVREALGEAPQAAPQPAPQPAQAPSPQPQQQPAQPPAVQPAPNPVPQQQPAPPPAAPQPPPQPAPQPAQQPMRAAPPNPPADDDDDDNLPPLIIRPRQ encoded by the coding sequence ATGAAAAAAATACTCGCCATAGACGATGACGCGAGCATTCTGTCCCTCTATGCCGACATACTGGGCAGGGCGGGCTACGAGGTGCATTGCGCCGAGGATGGCGTCAACGCGCTTTTTAAATATCAGAGCATCAAACCCGACCTCGTGCTGCTGGATTATGAAATCCCCGCCGGAGGCGGCCTGGGCGTTTTCAAGCGGCTGCGCGGCGCGCTGGCGCAGACAGTGCCGGTGCTGTTTGTAACCGGGCATCCGGAATCCGTGCTTGGCATCGCGCTTAAATTCTACAAGGTTGGCTATCTGAAAAAACCGTTCACGCGGGAAGTGCTGGCGCAGAGAGTCCGGGAAGCGCTGGGGGAAGCCCCGCAAGCCGCGCCGCAGCCGGCGCCGCAACCCGCGCAAGCGCCCTCGCCCCAGCCGCAGCAGCAGCCGGCGCAGCCGCCTGCGGTTCAACCCGCCCCCAATCCGGTTCCGCAGCAGCAGCCCGCGCCCCCACCGGCCGCGCCGCAGCCTCCGCCGCAACCCGCGCCGCAACCCGCGCAGCAGCCTATGCGCGCCGCTCCGCCAAACCCGCCCGCGGACGACGATGACGACGATAATCTTCCACCGCTCATCATAAGACCCAGGCAATAA